The DNA region GATGGTGGCTGGGCTCAACCCTATtaggagctcggacatccagTAGtagagtagagccgctgctcctacGTCTTGAAAGGAGCCAGTCAAGGTGATTAGAGCATCTGTTCAGGATGGTCGCCTCCCTGTTGAGGTCTTCCGGGCAAATCCAACTGGGAGGAAACCCTttgggtagacccaggactcgctGTAAGAATTGAATATCTCATTTTACCTGGGAGCATCTCTGAATCCCtgggaggagctggaaaatgtcccTGTGGAGAGAGATGTCTCAGATGATGTGCAAAGCCTGCTACCACCACAACGCCCAGATAagcggaagaaaatggatggattgtcATCACATACAGcaagctgttgttgttttatgtaaGAACAGAAATTTCACTTGATAAATGATCTAATACATCTCAGAACAAGAAAATATCAATTGGCTGTATCTGATTTACTTatgaaaaaatgttcattttagtCCTCTTTTATGGCAAAAATAGTAATATCTAATAAAAACAGATTGTATGTAAGCCTTAAACATCCACTGGCTATTTCGCTGTTTTGTTAATACTTTTGAGAATATAAAtcactcagaaaatgtataccatagtcatgtttggtatcattttttttctgcacaacCTCAACTTTATCAAATGATTACTATATTTTTCTGTAAGTTCAATTTGCTGTATAAGGTATAGGACCtctattgagttttactgctaaatattaaaataacaacactACAGGGGGCTGAACCACAggctctctttctgtctctctctctcttcatcatGCTCTATTTAGGCAGCATGACATGATTACGGATCAGCCTTCAATTGGCCGACATACCCTCACAAAGGCTAAACAATATAGCGGTTAGCATTTGAGTTAACAGTtatattcatccatccatccacctttCTATagcgcttatcccgttgggggtcatgGGGGCTAGCGGTAATAGATGATCGTAGTTCAATTAAAACGGATAAAAAGACGTTTAATATTGGGTtgactggtgtggatttaattatTAAGGTCCCCAACAGTCACACAAAGTCCAAGCTCGCTGAATATTCTGCTGCatgggattcaaaggcatcagtagcatcaatgggaaggcacaacggctagcttcaagaggaaaaacaagtaagaggcaacaaagttatttaacttttgataaagtGTGTCACATCTTGTCGTGTACGACAGCGCCAGTCTGGAAGGTGTTGTAACGATTACGTTCAACGCAGTAACGcagcctccattctttgctgttccagtgggtcctttggttcttcttcgctggtCTAAAAACAGTAGCCcatgcatgcagtgctttctgacagtgaagaagaattgatttctggtttatagcgctaaccgTTAGCATGGCAAATCGAAGCATAATATGAAGCTAAACCAAATGGTatcggatcggtgcataaactcgtgcACCTatcgataccaatacctgcgtTTTAAGCAGTACTGTACGTATGTtcaatactggtatcagaatcggaaCAACCATAGTATTGTTatcactgctgtttttgtaCCTGTCAAACcaatttgttgcattttgtcaaataactttaaatgttaactTGGATTGCTCTCTTAAATAATTGTGTTTAATCTGTGAAATATGAGATGAATTTAGTTTACTGTACCATACTAAATGTGTTGGTGTCAGCTAAAACAGTGCTTTTTGATGCATCTCTCTTCGTAACAGCCGGATAGAGGTGATGTCTTGGTGTGGTGACCCCTGAAATATTCATTCAAACCAacccttgatcagcaccacagagtcgCAGCTTTTATCCTTGCTAACAGCCTTAAACCTCCTCAGACTTTAGTTAAACTAACAAACACCTGAAGTTGTTTTATTGAGAGTCTACAGTGGGAGAGACGACTGTTGTCAAGCAACTAAGATTGTACCTGTCTCTCCAGGTAAGACAGACACTCTAAGAAAAGCCAGGGACCAACAGGATTGTAGTTTTTGATTCAGTGAGGTTACACGGAAAATTCATGTGTCAACAGCCAAAATGACTGTCATGGTCTTCCTAGCATTTAAGTTCACATCCATCTATAGCTGCAAGTTTCTctggaaataaaattaaatgtaagTTTGATGCATAGTTTTAGAATTTTACTTCTTACTTTACTTTATGTAGCATTGATTGGAAAATCACAATCACAACCACAGACCAGACATGTGTAGCAATATCTGTTAAaccttaagtttttttttctctgctcatGCAATGAAGATTTGAATGTAAGAAAGTCCTTTTTCAGCCTCTTTAAGCATTGAATTTCTATCTTTCAGTCTAGGTGACAACTATGGAAACTCAAGCGCCGACAGATTTGTGCAACAGTTTGAACGACTCTATGACAGATGGAGAGGAGAAACAGAGCGAAGCCAGTCCAACTCCTGCAGAGTCTCAGGTACTCACCTGCCTTTGGTACTTCTGTTAAgtcagtgtgcatgtgtgtattttggCTGAATGTCCTCATTTGTGTCCACAGGTGTCGGTGGCAGTAGAATCTGCAGGTGAGGCTGTGGTCCAGCTGCCCGACGGTGAAACAGAGCAGGTACAAGGGgtcatccaggtccctcagaCCTCGGTCATACAGTCGCCACAAGTCCAGACAGCACAGGTGAGAGCGAGCTGTCATTTATTTAGTGATTCTTATTCATTTAAAACTTCAGCCTCTTTTTCATACAGGGTTTAACAGGGTTGATCTGTGCAGTACTGAATAagaaaatcatattttgacttgtaGAAGGATTTGTCTCATTCAAGACAAGTCCATGTCCAGTCTCATTATGTCGAAGCATGTTTCAAGTCAAGAGTCACTGAAGTTCATTCAAAGTCcacagactttaaaggatgtttGAAGTTATTCAGAACAATTCCAGATCACTTGTCTTTGATTGTaagttttaaaaactgatgatgatgaaagtGCCTTTTTTGCTCCTACTATGCAAGCGCTATGTCCTAAATTCTGGTGTCAAATCCACATGAAAACCCTCAGTTGAAACTAAGTTAAGTTGTACTCATGTTGTGTAAGTGTTTGGTTGTACAACAGAGACATTAAAGTTCATCTTAACCAGTGGAGCATAATGTTATGGCCTTTAAAAACTAGCCCAAGTTCATCCAGTTAAATCTGTCAGAGCAAGTCCCCAGCAAAAATAACCCCAGGTCTGAAGTCTCTACCCTTTTTGTCGAGCAGTAGTGTGCAGGCTGTGCTGTCAGAGTGAATGAATGTTAGTGAATGAAGTATAATGTGTAGGAGGTACAATGGAGAGCTCCTTATCCATTGCAGTGCACCTGTTAATTGGATTGAGATGAGCAGAGAGAGCTAAGGGTTAAGCTCATCAGTCTAACCTTCACTTTCAGCCAACGTACTGAACGTGCTGTGTCTGTTCAGGGAGGGAACTCTGCAAACTGTAGATGCATCAGACCTCACTGACAAATCCGATGAACAAAGCTGTACGATGCCGGCTGAAAGTCAAAATGTGTGTCGTGAAATAACGTGGCAcagatgtttcagtgttttcagcacTTACAGAAACCCATGCACACCCAGGTTTTGTTTAGCTTCTAAACTGAGCAGACAAACTCAATGGCTCCAAGTCGACTCCAGATATTCAAACATTAATATGCAGCACTTTTACCTTTGACTGACAAATAGCAACTCTGACTTGTGCTGTGCTCTCAGTTCAACCCACTGATCAGTGATTTGCAACTTCAAACAGAAAGTAAAAGTAAGAGAAGCTGGTGCACAATgtaaacttctttttttgttccagcaaaaaaaaaataaaaaaatgacccCCCTTCTTCAGGGCTGGCCACAGGCTTGATGTTTTGGTGTGTTGTACAGCCACAGTGAGGAAATACAAGTTTTTATATGTCAGACTTGATAAACCAGAGTATCACTGGAAATATGATACCTTACATcaatggctagttaatggctaACAATGCAAAAGCCTGTAATTTCAAGGATTCTAAGAAGGCCTATCAGATTTCAGTTGAGCCCTGCTTGGCCCTGGCTATCCCTGGATCTGCTGCAGTCGGAATGAGAATGACGCTCCATGTATCAGCTAATTTACAGTATTGTCTCGGTTTAAGTCCTGATAAGAGCAGATCAATAAattgtcctgtcaaaatgtttgtttacagaatgagCACAGTAGCACTGCCTAGTGCTGAAACTGATATGTACActaatccaaataaattcaCATCATCTTAAACTATaactttttttggtgttttcttaCTGACGGATGAATAGTTTTTTGTTACcgtcccggacgagcccccaaggtAACATGAAACAATACTTGtcattcaataaaaaaacagatcataTGATCAATTATGTTATAGAATTTGCTGAGGGCCAATTAATAGTGGGCCACGGCACAGGCTCTATTTGGCATCCAGGCTGTAGTTTGGACACACCTGCCCTAGTCAGACTGTAGTGTACATTGTAACACTTGTATTTAGAACCAATAACTTACACAAAAGTCTTGTTCTCTGTGATAAAATATGGTCATCCAGCATGTTTAAGACccttgtgcatgcatttgttttgATCAAGTAAGACAAAAGACAAAGTTAAAGTATTTAAGACTGAAATGCACCCCAATTGCAGTTTTGGGCTCTGCTTTTGTAGCAGAGATGAACCTTTGATATGATATGCCAAACAGCAAACTGTAGATCTAACCTCCACCCTAAAAATTAGCAACACACCCATGTTTGACCTGCTTTGGCTTTTAACAATCGGTGCCAAGGCAGAGGTAATGCACCACTGTGAGTCATAAAAGCTTAATGATTGATGATACGCAACTAGGTCAAGCTCAGAGTGTTATTATTCATATATGCAGAGAAAATGTAAACCTTTTCATTTATGCTACAATGAGAAGGGTTGGGGATGACTCACGCATCAACAAATGACTGTACAGTGTAATGATAGTAATATTTTTCTAACCTTTATTCATGGTGCACTCTTTTGTGTAAAAGGCTTCATAGAGAGAAAAGAATAACAGGCAAATAAACCCTGAAAGCACAAGGCATTATTGTTTCATTACAATATCTTACATTCGATAGTATTGAAGATTTTAGGAAAGAAAGATGCAGAGACAGTGCACAGCCATAAATGATCAAATGATAGATAGGTTATGATAGTGTCAGTGCCCTTTTACCAAACCAGAGCAATgatgcagagaaagaaaatgatatTTCCTGGGTGTTCAGCATCAGCTATGTTCCTAAGAAGTGAGAAACACCAACACTTCTTCAGTGACATGAAAACCATTTAAGATTTTGTTTGATGTTGAAGATGTGCCTCTCTCTTCCCACTCTGTGCCTTACCGTACCCTTCTTATCATAGCCTCTATCGTCACTGTTTAATTCAACAGTTAGAAAAAACTTTTATTATGTCTCTTTAGCATATCATAAAAAAGCACATGCTGATTGTAGTGTCTTATAGAAAGCAGCGGAGACAGATATCACTGTCTCCTGGcactaaatgtttttctttacatccTAACCTGCAGACTTATTTTCATTTGCCATGATAAAGAAATCAAGGTTTTATGCTGCTGCTGAAACGACATTTAGGGGTATTTCAACAGCCCAAAATTTGCCCactaaacaaataaaagtacagTGGAGGTAAAGTGGTTGTATGGCCCGGCCAGGTGGTGAAAGTGCAGTGGTGGGTAAAGAAAAGGGACTGGGTGGTTTCTGTGGTAGTGTGATTTGTTGAAACTGTAGAAGCATGGGATGATCATGAATTTCTATGACCTTGATCTGTGAGCTATgacctttaaaatctaattagttcatCCCTGAGTTCAGAAGGATACATATTAAAAGAGTGTAGAAATCCCTCTAAGGTGTCTTGAAATATTAATAACATAAATAACATGAGGCAAAATAGCCAcaacctttgacctttaaatctgtattttttcagTTCATGCTAGAAACATACACTTGTTTGTTCTTTAGGTATTGTGTAACTTCTTGTCATCTGTGAGTCAGAGTTACTCTTGGTGTAAATTCTGTTCTTTTGGAATCACACTCACGagtaagggatgaacatgaggcctagtGACCTTGGCTTTTGACATAAGACCTTCAAAATCTATCAGCTAATCCTCGAGTCAGAGTAGATTTTTGTGCAACGTTTGAAGTAAGTACTTCAAAACATTTGTGATGTATGGCATTAACAAGCAAGGGTGATCATGAGGTCTAAATAGACgtgtgtgcaaagtttgaagaaaataccACAAAAAAATGGTCATATATGGCAATAACAAGCAAGGGTGAACATGTGGCTCATTGACCTTGATCTCCGGTCTCTAAGTCGGAGTGGATATTTGtgaaaaaagtgaggaaaatcTCTGTGAGTGTTCTGGAAATGTCATGGTCACAAACAAAAGATGAACATAAGGCCAAATGACCAAAATCTGTGGCCTCCAAAATCCACTGAGCCACAGTGAAACTTGGTGTAAATTTGTAGAAAATCTCTCATATTTTTATTGTGGAAACACACTTACAAGTAAGGGATAAACACAACATGGGGCCTAGCAACCTTGACTTTTGACCTAAGACCctcaaaatctgatcagtttatccttgagtcagagaggatatttgtgcaaagtttgaagaaagtaCCCCAAAACATTGATGGTATATGGTATAAACaaacaagggatgaacatgcgGCCTAGTAACCTCGACTTTAGATGTCAGACTTtagaaaatcaaatcagtttatccttgagtcagagtggacatttgtgcaaagtttgaggaaaatacCACACAAAATTTGTGATGTATGGCAATAACAAGCAAGGGTGAACATGAGGCCCCCTCACTTTGATCTCTGATCTATAACTTCCAAAATCTGATAAGGTCATCTACAAGTCAGAGTGAATATTTGtgaaaaaagtgaggaaaatcTCTGTGAGTATTCTGGAAATGTCACGGTTACAAACAAAAGATGAACATAAGGCCTAATGACCACAACCTTTGGCCTCCAAAATCCACTGAGCATCAGTGAAAGTTGGTGTAAATTTGAAGAGAATCCCTCATATTGTTCTTTTGGAATCATgctcacaagcaagggatgaccATGAGGCCTGGTGACCTTGACTTCTTGGATTTGACCCTCAAAATCTGATTGGTTTATCCTTGATTCAGAgaggatatttgtgcaaagtttgaagaaaatatcTTGAAACATCCTTGAGATTTTGCTTTCACAAGAAGGGCTCGGAAAGATGACCACCTGGCAAACATAATCCCTCTGGTCTCAAGACAGatgtctgtttcttttttgaATAAACATCTGTTTTAGCAGATTATTATTATGACATGGAGGGTGTTTttatcagacaaagataaccgCCCTAACATCTAAGTGAACATAACAGTACACAGGCTATCAAATGGGTCAAAGATGATGCCACAAAACCTTCAAAGTAATCAAAAGCACCCTGGTATCTATTCTTAATCAAAATGGGAGGCATAGTAAGGAAGGTAAACAGGCAGGAATTGATCATCTTTGTCAGTTCAGGTCATCAAAATTGGAGTGAGCCTATGAGTTTCGGTTTGGGCAGTTAGAAAAGCTATTGCAGAAAGCGTATGCAATGAGATTAAGATGTGTGAAATTGCTTCTGTCATAGAGATCTGTAAAGGCTGTTGAGACATGTGATGTTTTGAAAAGATTAAGGCTCCCTCTTTGACGTCATTCATATCTCAAACACATCCCAGTTTACTCATAAAGCCTCATAACACAACGCCCCCTCAGTGATAATATTTAACTCCAAatgtgttctttaaaaaaaaaaggaaaaaaacaatattgcaGATTACTCACCGCTTTTAAAATACTGCCTCTTTTCTGCAGATTGCCACTGAAGCAGAGCTGGAGGATGACGAGTCAATCACAGACACTCAGAAGAGACGAGAGATTCTCTCTAGGCGTCCATCCTACCGGTATGAAGACGTCAGCAGTGTGTTAAACAGCATGTGGTGTGTAAAGTGTGATGAAAGTGTGAAATTACTGCAAGCAATTTTCCTCTCCCATAGGAAAATACTCAACGAGCTCTCATCAGATTCTCCAGCAGTTCCTAAAATCGATGAAGAGAAGACGGAGGAGGAGGGACAGGTCTCAAGTGCGGCCTCAGCAGCAGTGCCAACCTCCATCTACCAGACCAGCTCAGGACAGTATAGTCAGTATACGCATGGCTGGGGGGGTAGAAGCTGCACTACCATCAGTTTATTGAGTTCATGTTAATATTTTATAGTCCAGTCTGAAAGCAAAGTGGTCAGAACGCTCTGTTCTGGAAGCATTTCCCTCAAGTTTACACAATTTATCTACAAAGAATCGTAGATCACATAACAGCCTAAATCCTCATTTGTACTGAATAACAAATCACATGTTTTTTATCAGTTAATTGGGACAAATGGATTTCAAAGATAACCAGTGCTTTTGTTTGGTCACTTTAGAGAACATAGAGTGCTACAAGAAACACAAGTACAAGCTGCAAAGGCTTAATAGGAAGCAAAAGTCTTGAGGCAGTTgatgttttgcttttgttgaTAAGCTTAACAGAAACACAGTTAAAAAACAGCTTGTGGAACTGCATCCTGGTGGTTTTATTCTACTTTACGTCTTTAATTGATACTGCAGTTCATACTCAGAACTAGGAATACCTTAATTGATTGGCAGTTGATCATTATAGGCTAACATTTTTTAGATATACTAGAGCAATGGTTCTcgactggtgggtcaggacccaaaagtgagtcTTGAGgctctttccagtgggtcgcaaatgtgtgccaagagaaaaaaaaatgacaaaaaaagtctttgtaCGGAAGTTCACAGTATGCATCTATTTTTTTCCCTATcatcacagtcagtgatgatttgaggtgccatgtcatttGTTCCACTGTggtttatcaagtccagagtcatgGCTATGAGCCGTCTACagggagattttagagcacttcatgcttccatcagCTGGAAAACtatatggagatactgatttccttttccagcaggacttggcacctccCCACAGCGAAGCCAAAACTATCAGAAACTGGTTTTCTGGTCTGTTTGGCCAGCCAATTTTTCTCACTCCAGAATCTCTGGGGACATGTCATTTTCGCGCCGTAGAATCAAGCAAGCGAGTGGAGCGCAAAGCATGGTGGGTACACAAGGGCTGATGGGAATTGTAGTTTCTACGTCTGTtagctctgctccactaaaaaGCTACACTTTCTGCCCTGGAGACATACCATTTACAACCGTCACATGTCCAGGACGGGATTTAGACGCTTCTGAAACCGCGGTACCACTCTATTACAGATACGGTTACACCCCTAGTTCTAATGCAGCTCAGTTTAACCAATGAGGTGATGTCTGTGTGCtggctcctcatcctcactgctctgaGTATCATAAACAGTAAATAAGCCACGTCTGTAAAAAATGCTCCCCTTTGTGCTCATTACTGTTTCACTTAAACAAATGcctttcattaaaacaacacagagTTGCAGTTTAAAATCTTAATTATTAAAGGCAGCTTATTAAAGATGTGTTTAAATCAGGCTAGGGTCCATACAGCAGATACAGTGAATCGGGTACGGTTAGGCTTGGATTTTAGGGCCTGATCTGAGCTGTACTGATAAATAGACTCAAtactttttcagtcttttaataATTGAATGAATGAACACATGGAACGGATGAATCATCACACTGTGTAATTCATTCATCCCTGGGATACTTGTTGCATTGCACCTTGGGAGCTTATTTGTTCGGCTCTGTTGAACAAAGTAAGTCAAAGCAAATTGTTGACTGACCACGGATGACTTTTATGCTCTTATTGGTGCATCCCTTCTTAGAACATGTAAGAAAAATGGAAACAGCAAATGAAAATACAGCATTAACACTATATTTCTAGTGTTTTAACAGGTTTGTTTTATGAACGGttgaaaaaatgttcttagcAGTAG from Cheilinus undulatus linkage group 13, ASM1832078v1, whole genome shotgun sequence includes:
- the crema gene encoding cAMP-responsive element modulator; the encoded protein is METQAPTDLCNSLNDSMTDGEEKQSEASPTPAESQVSVAVESAGEAVVQLPDGETEQVQGVIQVPQTSVIQSPQVQTAQIATEAELEDDESITDTQKRREILSRRPSYRKILNELSSDSPAVPKIDEEKTEEEGQVSSAASAAVPTSIYQTSSGQYIAFTQGRAIQLTTPGVEADSAAPQPGATVLQCAAQPGDSPQQFYIQGGQVLIQAATGDIPAYQLRSPNSGLAQSIVMAASPGSMQSPSSQHAEEITRKREVRLMKNREAARECRRKKKEYVKCLENRVAVLENQNKTLIEELKALKDIYCHKAE